The proteins below are encoded in one region of Macrococcus armenti:
- the rpsG gene encoding 30S ribosomal protein S7 gives MPRKGPVAKRDVLPDPIHNSKLVTKLINKIMIDGKRGTAQKILYNAFDLVQERSGRDAMEVFEEAINNIMPVLEVKARRVGGSNYQVPVEVRAERRTTLGLRWLVNYSRLRGEKTMEERLANEILDAANNTGGAVKKREDTHKMAEANKAFAHYRW, from the coding sequence ATGCCTCGTAAAGGTCCTGTTGCAAAGAGAGACGTATTACCAGATCCAATTCATAATTCAAAATTAGTTACTAAATTAATCAACAAAATTATGATCGACGGAAAACGTGGTACTGCTCAAAAAATCTTATACAATGCATTCGATTTAGTTCAAGAACGTTCTGGTCGTGATGCAATGGAAGTTTTTGAAGAAGCAATCAACAATATTATGCCTGTATTAGAAGTTAAAGCTCGTCGTGTTGGGGGTTCTAACTACCAAGTACCTGTAGAAGTTCGCGCTGAGCGTCGTACGACTTTAGGTTTACGTTGGTTAGTAAACTACTCACGTCTTCGTGGTGAAAAAACTATGGAAGAGCGTTTAGCTAACGAAATCTTAGATGCTGCTAACAACACTGGTGGTGCTGTTAAGAAGCGTGAAGATACTCATAAAATGGCAGAAGCAAACAAAGCATTTGCTCACTACCGTTGGTAA
- the rpsL gene encoding 30S ribosomal protein S12 produces MPTINQLVKKPRTSKAKKSTAPALNKGYNSHKKKATDVASPQKRGVCTRVGTMTPKKPNSALRKYARVRLSNNIEVNAYIPGIGHNLQEHSVVLIRGGRVKDLPGVRYHIVRGALDTSGVDGRMQGRSLYGAKKPKEKK; encoded by the coding sequence ATGCCAACTATTAACCAATTAGTTAAAAAGCCAAGAACTTCAAAAGCTAAGAAATCAACTGCGCCTGCATTAAACAAAGGTTATAACAGTCATAAGAAAAAAGCTACTGACGTTGCATCTCCACAAAAACGTGGTGTTTGTACTCGTGTAGGAACAATGACACCTAAAAAACCTAACTCAGCGTTACGTAAATATGCACGTGTGCGTTTATCAAATAATATTGAAGTTAATGCTTACATTCCTGGTATCGGACACAACTTACAAGAACACAGTGTAGTACTTATTCGTGGAGGTCGTGTAAAAGACTTACCGGGGGTACGTTACCATATCGTACGTGGAGCATTAGATACTTCAGGTGTTGACGGCCGTATGCAAGGACGTTCTTTATACGGTGCTAAAAAACCTAAAGAGAAAAAATAA
- the tuf gene encoding elongation factor Tu translates to MAKEKFDRSKTHANIGTIGHVDHGKTTLTAAIATVLSKKLGGEARSYDQIDNAPEEKERGITINTSHIEYETEKRHYAHVDCPGHADYVKNMITGAAQMDGGILVVSAADGPMPQTREHILLSRNVGVPALVVFLNKVDMVDDEELLELVEMEVRDLLSEYDFPGDDVPVIAGSALKALEGVEEYEDKIIELMNAVDEYIPTPERDSDKPFMMPVEDVFSITGRGTVATGRVERGQVKVGEEVEIIGLTEEPSKTTVTGVEMFRKLLDYAEAGDNIGALLRGVSREDVQRGQVLAKPGSITPHTKFKAEVYVLSKEEGGRHTPFFSNYRPQFYFRTTDVTGVVNLPEGTEMVMPGDNIEMDVELISPIAIEDGTRFSIREGGRTVGSGVVSVIEK, encoded by the coding sequence ATGGCTAAAGAAAAATTTGATCGCTCGAAAACACATGCCAATATTGGTACAATCGGTCACGTTGACCACGGTAAAACTACTTTAACAGCTGCTATCGCAACTGTTTTATCAAAAAAATTAGGTGGGGAAGCTCGTTCATACGACCAAATCGATAACGCACCTGAAGAAAAAGAACGTGGTATCACAATCAATACTTCACACATCGAGTATGAAACTGAAAAACGTCACTATGCACACGTTGACTGCCCAGGTCACGCTGACTACGTTAAAAACATGATTACTGGTGCTGCACAAATGGACGGTGGTATCTTAGTAGTATCTGCTGCTGACGGTCCAATGCCACAAACTCGTGAGCACATCCTTTTATCACGTAACGTAGGTGTACCTGCATTAGTAGTATTCTTAAACAAAGTTGACATGGTTGACGATGAAGAATTATTAGAATTAGTTGAAATGGAAGTTCGTGACTTATTATCTGAATACGATTTCCCTGGTGACGATGTACCTGTAATCGCTGGATCTGCTTTAAAAGCATTAGAAGGCGTTGAAGAGTACGAAGACAAAATCATAGAATTAATGAACGCAGTTGATGAGTACATCCCAACTCCAGAACGTGATTCTGACAAACCATTCATGATGCCAGTTGAGGACGTATTCTCAATCACTGGTCGTGGTACAGTTGCAACTGGACGTGTTGAGCGTGGACAAGTTAAAGTTGGTGAAGAAGTTGAAATCATCGGTTTAACTGAAGAGCCATCTAAAACTACAGTTACAGGTGTAGAAATGTTCCGTAAGTTATTAGATTACGCTGAAGCTGGAGACAACATCGGTGCATTATTACGTGGTGTTTCTCGTGAAGACGTACAACGTGGACAAGTATTAGCTAAACCAGGTTCAATCACTCCACATACAAAATTCAAAGCTGAAGTTTACGTATTATCTAAAGAAGAGGGTGGACGTCATACTCCATTCTTCTCAAACTACCGCCCACAGTTCTACTTCCGTACAACTGACGTAACTGGTGTAGTTAACTTACCAGAAGGTACTGAAATGGTAATGCCTGGAGACAACATCGAAATGGACGTTGAATTAATTTCTCCAATCGCGATTGAAGACGGAACTCGTTTCTCAATTCGTGAAGGTGGACGTACTGTAGGATCAGGCGTTGTATCTGTAATCGAAAAATAA
- a CDS encoding amidohydrolase, whose protein sequence is MNIEQLVTDDFNEMINVRRYLHQHPEVSFHEEKTYAYILEALCKLSHFTIREHVGGKGIVAKISNGNGPSIAFRADFDALPIQDQKDVPYKSQNDGVMHACGHDGHTSILLSVARLLNKTYQSINGTVTLIFQFAEEVAPGGARDMVSDGALTGVDKVYGNHLWSPYEQGAVYSRKGALMACPDTFHITVQGKGGHGASPESTIDAIVVMAELIINLQTIISRNVAPTEQAVLTVGKVVAGDTFNIISDSAYCTGTVRTFNPEVKQMIKDAMDREVKGITAAKGATCIFDYIDGYPAVINESEAVDVIDRAAEQAGIPFKETEQLMIGEDFSYYIQHKPGAFFLTAAGKTSKGITAPHHHPLFDFDEQAMIDAVKMFLYILKEEHVYDYPGQPIL, encoded by the coding sequence ATGAACATCGAACAACTAGTAACAGATGATTTTAATGAAATGATAAATGTCCGAAGATATCTTCATCAGCATCCTGAAGTAAGCTTTCATGAGGAAAAGACATATGCTTATATATTAGAAGCTTTATGTAAATTATCTCATTTTACTATTCGCGAACATGTCGGTGGAAAAGGTATCGTTGCGAAAATTTCTAATGGGAATGGACCATCCATTGCATTTCGTGCTGACTTCGATGCACTACCGATTCAAGATCAAAAAGATGTGCCGTATAAATCTCAGAATGATGGTGTTATGCATGCTTGTGGACATGACGGTCATACTTCAATACTACTTTCGGTTGCGAGATTATTAAACAAAACTTATCAATCGATTAATGGGACTGTTACATTAATTTTTCAGTTCGCTGAAGAAGTAGCTCCTGGTGGTGCACGTGATATGGTAAGTGATGGTGCACTCACTGGCGTAGATAAAGTATATGGTAACCACTTATGGTCTCCATATGAACAAGGTGCAGTATATTCCAGAAAAGGTGCTTTAATGGCATGTCCGGATACTTTTCATATTACTGTTCAAGGAAAAGGTGGTCACGGTGCCAGTCCGGAATCAACGATTGATGCAATCGTTGTTATGGCTGAACTGATTATTAATTTACAGACCATTATTTCACGTAATGTCGCACCTACTGAGCAGGCAGTACTAACAGTTGGGAAAGTTGTTGCTGGTGATACATTTAACATTATAAGTGATAGTGCTTACTGTACCGGAACTGTCCGTACATTTAATCCTGAAGTGAAGCAAATGATTAAAGATGCTATGGATAGAGAAGTTAAAGGTATTACTGCCGCTAAAGGTGCAACATGTATATTTGATTATATCGACGGGTATCCTGCAGTTATTAACGAATCAGAGGCAGTAGATGTAATCGATCGAGCTGCTGAACAAGCAGGTATTCCATTTAAAGAAACAGAGCAATTGATGATTGGAGAAGATTTCTCATATTACATCCAGCATAAACCAGGTGCATTTTTCTTAACTGCTGCCGGGAAAACATCTAAAGGCATTACTGCACCACACCATCATCCATTGTTTGACTTTGACGAACAGGCAATGATAGATGCTGTAAAAATGTTTCTATATATATTAAAGGAGGAGCATGTGTATGATTACCCAGGTCAACCAATATTATGA
- a CDS encoding M20 metallopeptidase family protein, with the protein MQWADEVIQYKEELIDIRRYLHMNPELSFHESNTAAFIADYLTKLDIPVTTNVGGHGLFGKISGNAEGPTVLLRADIDALSIQDQKDVPYRSSVPGVMHACGHDGHTAMLLITSKILKKHESEIKGNVIVCFQHAEEVLPGGAISMIEAGVLTDVDYVFGAHTSSAMDTGNVGFITGPAYGIADDINITVQGKGGHGATPHVTHDAIIATSHLISQFQTIVSRNVDPIETGVVTIGEFKGGDAFNVIADSVKLTGTVRSYKEDIKAIIIERLNEISKGIEQSFNVHVDFKYTHGYPALINSERETLWLQSVAEETNGIKNVVKMNRTLGGEDFAYFLQNRPGTYFNVGVKNSAIQADFPHHHPKFDMDEHGLLNGPRVFLSLVERMDELKNA; encoded by the coding sequence ATGCAGTGGGCAGATGAAGTTATTCAATACAAAGAAGAACTGATTGATATTAGAAGATACTTGCATATGAATCCAGAACTATCATTTCATGAATCAAATACAGCTGCATTTATTGCAGATTATTTAACAAAGCTCGATATTCCAGTCACTACAAATGTAGGTGGACATGGTTTGTTTGGGAAAATCTCAGGCAATGCTGAAGGACCGACAGTACTACTACGTGCGGATATTGATGCATTATCAATACAAGACCAAAAAGATGTTCCTTACCGCTCGAGTGTTCCAGGTGTAATGCATGCATGTGGGCATGACGGTCACACTGCGATGCTGCTTATTACTTCTAAAATATTAAAAAAGCATGAATCAGAAATTAAAGGTAATGTCATCGTATGTTTTCAGCATGCTGAAGAGGTATTACCTGGAGGCGCAATATCGATGATTGAAGCCGGCGTATTAACTGATGTTGATTACGTATTCGGTGCACATACTTCAAGTGCTATGGATACCGGAAATGTAGGATTTATAACAGGTCCAGCGTATGGTATTGCAGATGATATTAATATTACCGTCCAGGGGAAAGGTGGCCATGGTGCTACACCGCATGTAACACACGATGCGATCATCGCAACAAGTCACCTTATCTCACAATTTCAAACCATCGTTTCACGTAATGTCGATCCTATTGAAACAGGTGTAGTCACGATAGGAGAATTCAAAGGTGGTGATGCCTTTAATGTCATCGCAGATAGCGTAAAGCTGACTGGAACGGTGAGAAGCTACAAAGAAGATATTAAAGCAATCATCATTGAAAGACTCAATGAAATTTCAAAAGGGATAGAGCAAAGTTTCAATGTCCACGTAGACTTTAAGTATACGCATGGATACCCTGCACTTATTAATAGCGAAAGAGAAACTCTATGGCTGCAATCTGTTGCAGAGGAAACGAACGGCATAAAGAACGTCGTGAAAATGAATCGCACACTCGGCGGAGAAGATTTTGCATACTTTTTACAGAATAGGCCTGGCACTTACTTTAATGTCGGTGTCAAAAATAGTGCAATACAAGCGGACTTTCCGCATCATCATCCAAAGTTTGATATGGACGAACACGGCTTACTGAATGGCCCGAGAGTATTTTTATCACTTGTAGAGCGAATGGATGAACTTAAAAATGCATAA
- the fusA gene encoding elongation factor G, which translates to MAREFSLKNTRNIGIMAHIDAGKTTTTERILYYTGRIHKIGETHEGASQMDWMEQEQERGITITSAATTAQWNGHRINIIDTPGHVDFTVEVERSLRVLDGAVTVLDAQSGVEPQTETVWRQATTYGVPRIVFINKMDKTGADFNYSVGTLHERLQANAHPIQMPIGAEDQFSAIVDLVEMKLYTYTNDLGTDIEVSDVPEEYLADAEAMREQLIEAVADVNEDLMDKYLGGEEISVEELKAAIRQATCDVEFYPVLCGTAFKNKGVQLMLDAAIAYLPSPLDVKPIVGHAADDESEEIIAKADDDAPFAALAFKVMTDPFVGKLTFFRVYSGTLNSGSYVQNATKGKRERVGRILQMHANSREEISIVYAGDIAAAVGLKDTTTGDTLCDEKNQVILESMEFPEPVIHLSVEPKSKADQDKMTNALVKLQEEDPTFHAHTDPETGQVIIGGMGELHLDILVDRMKREFKVEATVGAPMVSYRETFKTTAAVQGKFSRQSGGRGQYGDVHIEFSPNEVGGGFEFENAIVGGVVPREYIPSVEAGLKDAMENGVLAGYPLIDVKAKLFDGSYHDVDSSEMAFKVAASLALKEAAKKCDPVILEPMMKVEIVMPEEYMGDIMGDVTSRRGRVEGMEARGNAQVVRAFVPLAEMFGYATNLRSNTQGRGTYSMVFDHYEEVPKSIAEDIIKKNKGE; encoded by the coding sequence ATGGCAAGAGAATTCTCTTTGAAGAACACGCGTAATATCGGTATCATGGCTCACATCGATGCTGGTAAAACGACGACTACTGAACGTATTCTTTATTATACTGGTCGTATCCATAAAATTGGTGAAACACACGAAGGTGCTTCACAAATGGACTGGATGGAACAAGAACAAGAACGTGGTATCACAATCACTTCAGCTGCTACAACAGCTCAGTGGAATGGCCACCGTATCAACATCATCGATACACCTGGACACGTAGACTTCACAGTTGAAGTTGAACGTTCATTACGTGTACTTGATGGTGCGGTTACAGTACTTGATGCACAATCAGGTGTTGAACCACAAACAGAAACTGTATGGCGTCAAGCAACGACTTACGGAGTACCTCGTATCGTATTCATCAACAAGATGGATAAAACTGGTGCGGACTTTAACTACTCAGTAGGTACGTTACATGAAAGATTACAAGCTAATGCTCACCCAATTCAAATGCCTATCGGTGCAGAAGATCAATTCAGCGCAATCGTAGATTTAGTTGAAATGAAGCTTTACACTTATACAAATGATTTAGGTACAGACATCGAAGTTTCAGATGTTCCTGAAGAGTACTTAGCAGATGCAGAAGCAATGCGTGAACAATTAATCGAAGCTGTAGCTGACGTTAATGAAGATTTAATGGATAAGTACTTAGGTGGAGAAGAGATTTCAGTTGAAGAACTGAAAGCTGCAATCCGTCAAGCGACTTGTGACGTTGAATTCTACCCAGTATTATGCGGTACTGCATTCAAAAACAAAGGTGTCCAATTAATGCTTGATGCTGCAATTGCATACTTACCATCACCATTAGATGTTAAACCAATCGTTGGTCATGCAGCTGACGATGAGAGTGAAGAAATCATTGCGAAAGCTGATGACGATGCACCATTCGCTGCATTAGCATTCAAAGTAATGACAGATCCATTCGTAGGTAAATTAACATTCTTCCGTGTGTACTCTGGTACATTAAACTCAGGTTCTTATGTACAAAACGCTACTAAAGGTAAACGTGAACGTGTAGGACGTATTTTACAAATGCACGCAAACTCACGTGAAGAAATCTCTATCGTATATGCTGGAGATATCGCTGCTGCAGTAGGTTTAAAAGATACTACGACTGGTGACACATTATGTGACGAGAAAAACCAAGTTATCTTAGAGTCTATGGAATTCCCAGAACCAGTTATTCACTTATCTGTTGAGCCTAAATCTAAAGCTGACCAAGATAAGATGACAAATGCTCTTGTTAAATTACAAGAAGAGGATCCAACATTCCATGCACATACTGACCCTGAAACTGGACAAGTTATCATCGGTGGTATGGGTGAGTTACACTTAGATATCTTAGTTGACCGTATGAAACGTGAATTTAAAGTTGAAGCAACAGTTGGTGCACCAATGGTATCTTACCGTGAAACGTTCAAAACAACTGCTGCAGTTCAAGGTAAATTCTCACGTCAATCAGGTGGTCGCGGACAATACGGTGACGTTCATATCGAATTCTCACCAAACGAAGTCGGCGGCGGATTCGAATTCGAAAACGCAATCGTCGGTGGGGTAGTTCCTCGTGAATATATCCCTTCAGTTGAAGCTGGTCTTAAAGATGCTATGGAAAACGGTGTATTAGCTGGATATCCATTAATCGATGTTAAAGCGAAATTATTCGATGGTTCTTACCATGATGTCGATTCATCTGAGATGGCCTTCAAAGTAGCTGCTTCATTAGCACTTAAAGAAGCTGCTAAAAAATGTGATCCTGTAATTTTAGAACCTATGATGAAGGTAGAAATCGTTATGCCTGAAGAATACATGGGAGATATTATGGGTGACGTAACAAGCCGTCGTGGACGCGTAGAAGGTATGGAAGCTCGTGGTAACGCTCAAGTTGTTCGTGCATTCGTACCGTTAGCAGAAATGTTCGGTTATGCGACTAACTTACGTTCTAACACGCAAGGACGCGGTACTTACTCAATGGTATTCGATCATTACGAAGAAGTACCAAAATCAATCGCAGAAGATATCATTAAGAAAAACAAAGGTGAATAA
- a CDS encoding ABC transporter substrate-binding protein: protein MIIFLLIELSEYFEVSERQMGRLLKKWQEDNLIEYQSASGRGNKASIKLIKDVESLILKDIINRVPDLSVEELQTILELPFEEKSIHVLQQTVNNVVLNVKEEQVVIPYTNLPQTLNPSHISTIEEAQVVYQIFETLYRLTVDGKIQRNLISYDEWIDNELHLYLKKEVSFSNGDMLVAGDVKTVLDNLRTDSLYTRLYNMIEDIIVINDFKLILKFETKPKLFEYSLAQRYSSIYKDTGEEYLLGTGPYSISKFDESKIEVTYNAFYRGSQPEIHHITFTSDVEEVMKSNEEYQTKRVLTHFGDEFVLFNPSKNYSKAQRTFLSDMLLVCISEIVNGNVDIAKPTRQYAPGEIKISKEYVKVLVIDFNKPVYELFREKMKAFGIEVIFYELTNEEYLNSNLLNMDVDFVWMFESYNQHQPFKTLDLLTHCKFQEWYGDFEDARRITDQADYRPNESLKSLCNSFLRKIELMKYMVPIFVHEKSIELPITMKNIKEQPYGTIDFRMIINDNEQ, encoded by the coding sequence ATTATCATTTTTTTACTTATTGAATTATCAGAGTACTTTGAAGTATCTGAGCGACAAATGGGGCGTCTGCTAAAAAAGTGGCAGGAAGATAATTTAATTGAATACCAATCTGCTAGTGGACGAGGGAATAAAGCTTCTATAAAGCTTATTAAAGATGTTGAGTCATTAATACTGAAAGATATTATAAATAGAGTCCCGGATCTAAGTGTAGAAGAGTTACAGACGATATTAGAATTACCGTTTGAAGAGAAATCCATTCATGTACTACAGCAAACTGTGAATAATGTTGTTTTAAATGTCAAAGAGGAACAAGTTGTAATTCCTTATACTAATTTGCCACAAACATTAAACCCTTCACACATATCAACGATTGAAGAAGCGCAAGTTGTATATCAAATATTTGAAACGTTGTACAGGCTTACAGTGGATGGAAAGATACAGAGAAATTTAATATCTTACGATGAATGGATTGATAATGAATTACACTTATACTTGAAGAAAGAAGTAAGTTTTTCTAACGGAGATATGCTTGTAGCAGGAGACGTCAAAACAGTGTTGGACAATTTAAGAACAGATAGCTTATATACAAGACTTTATAATATGATTGAAGACATTATTGTAATTAATGACTTTAAATTAATACTTAAATTTGAAACTAAACCAAAGTTATTTGAATATAGTCTTGCGCAAAGATATAGCTCTATTTATAAGGATACCGGAGAAGAATATTTATTAGGTACAGGTCCGTATTCTATTTCAAAATTTGACGAATCAAAAATAGAAGTTACATATAATGCATTTTATCGTGGTTCGCAACCGGAAATCCACCACATTACATTTACATCTGATGTAGAAGAGGTAATGAAGTCGAATGAAGAATATCAAACTAAACGAGTATTGACGCACTTTGGAGATGAGTTTGTTTTATTTAATCCTTCCAAAAATTATTCGAAGGCGCAGAGAACATTTCTTTCTGATATGTTATTAGTATGTATTAGTGAAATTGTCAATGGTAATGTTGATATAGCTAAACCAACAAGGCAGTATGCACCAGGAGAAATTAAGATTTCTAAAGAGTATGTAAAGGTTCTCGTAATTGATTTCAACAAGCCGGTTTATGAATTGTTCAGAGAAAAGATGAAGGCATTTGGTATAGAAGTTATTTTTTACGAATTAACGAATGAAGAATACTTGAATTCGAACTTACTGAATATGGATGTAGATTTTGTGTGGATGTTTGAAAGTTATAATCAGCATCAACCTTTTAAAACATTAGATTTGCTAACACATTGCAAGTTTCAGGAATGGTATGGTGACTTTGAAGATGCAAGGCGGATTACAGATCAGGCAGACTATCGTCCGAATGAATCACTCAAAAGTTTATGTAACAGTTTTCTGAGAAAAATCGAACTCATGAAATACATGGTACCAATATTTGTACATGAGAAGTCTATTGAACTCCCTATTACAATGAAAAATATAAAAGAACAACCATATGGAACGATTGATTTTAGAATGATAATTAATGATAACGAACAGTAA
- a CDS encoding amidohydrolase, with the protein MCMITQVNQYYDELVAIRRHLHMYPELSFQEEKTPEYIAAYLESLGIEVERNVGGRGVVGRLIKDSALPTLAIRADFDALPIQDEKDAPYKSQIPGVMHACGHDAHTAVLIITAKILANNFDKLNGNLVFIHQHAEEVDPGGAIQMIADNCLRGVDAIIGQHVSSDLDVGKVGYKYGTATGIPDDFWITIKGKGGHAAHPDTTIDPVAATIRLCNDLQYIVSRKTSATTPAVLSVTQLEAGDQNNVIPDSAKIAGTIRTFDAETQNLMIKELKKCLEGLVTTMGISYDLKYSKGYPPVVNSTNETDLIVNAARKIEDITELVELKPSLGGEDFSYYLQRVPGSFFYTGTRNAHFKADFPHHHPKFDIDEKGMLNAVKVFLQATEDFFNKGVK; encoded by the coding sequence ATGTGTATGATTACCCAGGTCAACCAATATTATGATGAACTCGTTGCCATTAGAAGGCACTTACACATGTATCCGGAACTCTCATTCCAGGAAGAAAAAACACCTGAATATATCGCTGCATATCTGGAATCACTCGGAATAGAAGTTGAACGCAACGTCGGTGGTAGAGGTGTTGTCGGACGCCTCATTAAAGATAGCGCACTTCCTACACTCGCAATTCGTGCTGATTTTGATGCGCTTCCGATACAGGATGAAAAGGACGCCCCTTATAAATCACAAATTCCCGGTGTTATGCATGCTTGTGGTCACGATGCACATACAGCAGTATTAATAATTACAGCGAAAATACTCGCCAATAATTTCGATAAATTGAACGGAAATTTAGTTTTTATTCATCAACATGCCGAAGAAGTAGATCCAGGTGGTGCGATACAGATGATAGCAGACAATTGTCTGCGCGGTGTTGATGCAATCATCGGGCAACATGTATCAAGTGATCTTGATGTCGGAAAAGTAGGATATAAATACGGGACAGCTACTGGCATTCCTGATGATTTCTGGATTACGATTAAAGGAAAAGGCGGACATGCTGCACATCCAGATACAACGATAGACCCTGTTGCGGCAACAATTCGACTATGCAATGATTTACAATACATTGTTTCACGTAAAACGAGTGCAACGACGCCTGCCGTACTCTCTGTAACACAACTTGAAGCCGGAGATCAGAATAATGTCATCCCTGATAGTGCTAAAATCGCTGGTACGATTCGTACATTCGATGCCGAAACACAAAACTTAATGATTAAAGAACTAAAAAAATGTTTAGAAGGTCTCGTAACTACTATGGGCATTTCATACGATTTAAAATATAGTAAAGGCTATCCTCCTGTTGTTAACAGTACGAATGAAACAGACTTAATCGTAAATGCCGCAAGAAAAATTGAAGATATAACTGAGCTCGTTGAATTAAAACCATCACTCGGTGGAGAAGATTTTTCATATTATTTACAACGTGTTCCTGGTTCATTCTTTTATACCGGTACGCGTAATGCACATTTTAAAGCAGACTTCCCACACCATCATCCGAAGTTTGATATTGATGAGAAAGGTATGCTGAATGCTGTTAAAGTATTTCTGCAAGCTACTGAAGACTTTTTTAATAAGGGGGTAAAGTAA
- a CDS encoding glycine C-acetyltransferase yields MTKVLQSFLTERLDELKNNGLYNEINVVEGPNGAKIKIDGKELINLSSNNYLGLATHERLKKVAKEAVDSHGVGAGAVRTINGTLDLHVQLEEKLAEFKGTEAAIAYQSGFNCNMAAISAVMDKNDAILSDELNHASIIDGCRLSKAKIIRVKHSDMEDLRAKAKEAVESGLYNKVMYITDGVFSMDGDVAKLPEIVEIAEEFGLITYVDDAHGSGVMGKGAGTVKHFGLQDKIDFQIGTLSKAIGVVGGYVAGSKDLIDWLKVASRPFLFSTSLAPADTRAITEAVTLLMESTELHDKLWENGDYLKAGLEKLGFDIGHSETPITPCIIGDEKTTQEFSKRLMEEGVYAKSIVFPTVPRGTGRVRNMPTAAHTKEMLDEALAIYERVGKELNIIK; encoded by the coding sequence ATGACTAAAGTTTTACAATCATTTTTAACAGAACGTTTAGATGAATTAAAGAACAATGGTTTATACAATGAAATTAACGTTGTTGAAGGACCGAACGGTGCGAAAATTAAAATCGATGGTAAAGAGCTTATTAACTTATCATCAAATAACTATCTTGGTTTAGCAACGCATGAACGCTTAAAGAAAGTTGCGAAAGAAGCAGTAGATTCTCATGGTGTTGGTGCAGGAGCAGTACGTACAATTAACGGTACTTTAGACTTACACGTACAATTAGAAGAAAAATTAGCAGAATTTAAAGGAACTGAAGCTGCAATTGCATATCAATCAGGTTTTAACTGTAATATGGCAGCAATTAGTGCAGTAATGGATAAAAATGATGCAATTCTTTCAGATGAATTAAACCATGCATCAATTATCGATGGATGCCGTTTATCTAAAGCTAAAATTATTCGTGTAAAACACTCTGATATGGAAGATTTACGCGCGAAAGCGAAAGAAGCTGTTGAATCAGGTCTTTACAATAAAGTAATGTATATTACTGACGGTGTATTCTCAATGGATGGAGACGTTGCAAAACTACCTGAAATCGTTGAAATTGCTGAAGAGTTTGGCTTAATCACATACGTAGATGACGCACATGGATCAGGTGTAATGGGTAAAGGTGCAGGAACAGTGAAGCACTTCGGTTTACAAGATAAAATTGACTTCCAGATTGGAACTTTATCTAAAGCAATCGGTGTCGTTGGTGGATATGTAGCTGGATCTAAAGATTTAATCGACTGGTTAAAAGTTGCATCACGTCCATTCTTATTCTCAACATCATTAGCACCTGCTGATACGCGTGCAATTACTGAAGCGGTAACATTGCTTATGGAATCTACAGAACTACATGATAAATTATGGGAGAATGGCGATTACTTAAAAGCTGGTTTAGAGAAATTAGGTTTTGATATCGGACATTCAGAAACACCAATCACGCCATGTATTATTGGTGATGAAAAGACAACTCAGGAATTCTCTAAACGTTTAATGGAAGAAGGCGTTTATGCGAAATCTATCGTGTTCCCAACTGTACCACGTGGAACAGGACGTGTACGCAATATGCCGACTGCAGCGCATACGAAAGAAATGCTTGATGAAGCATTAGCAATTTATGAGCGTGTAGGAAAAGAATTAAATATTATTAAATAA
- a CDS encoding ribosomal L7Ae/L30e/S12e/Gadd45 family protein: MSNEKVMHSSQYVVGLKQTLKSLKKGDVSHIVIAQNTEIHLLTNVLLLAYQQELPIEFSESKETLGKQYGIQVRATVVAHLKLAL, from the coding sequence ATGTCTAATGAAAAAGTTATGCACTCTAGTCAATATGTTGTGGGGCTTAAGCAGACGTTAAAATCTCTTAAGAAGGGTGATGTCAGTCACATCGTGATTGCACAGAACACTGAAATCCACTTATTAACTAATGTGCTATTACTAGCATACCAGCAAGAATTACCTATTGAATTCAGTGAATCGAAAGAGACGCTGGGTAAACAATATGGAATTCAAGTTCGTGCAACAGTTGTTGCGCACTTGAAACTCGCTTTGTAA